In Deltaproteobacteria bacterium, the DNA window AAGTAGATATATGCACCGGTAGCTTCTGCAAATCACTTGGCAGTTATGGTGGTTTCGTCGCTGGCTCGCGGTTGGTGGCAGAGCTGCTAATAAACGTTTCTCGGCCTTTTATCTTTAATACTAGCCTGCCACCAGCCGTAGTCGCTGCTAGCAGCGAGGCAATTTCAGTGCTGGAGAGGGAGCCGCATTTAGGTGCTGAGCTTTTGGCAATTGCCGACTCGTTTAGAGGTGTTCTGCATGATGGCGGCTTAGACACTGGCAGTTCTTGCAGCCAGATAGTTCCGCTTATCGTTGGTGAGAACTGCGCCGCGATGTCACTTTCGCGTATTTTGGAGGATGAAGGCGTTTTTGCGGTTGCGATTAGAGAACCTACAGTGCCGAGGGGCACGGCGAGGCTTCGCTTTTCGCTGTCTCTTGCCTATCATCAGCAGAAGATTAGCGCGGTGGCCGATGTCGTTCTTAAATGCGCAAGACGCGCTAATATCACATGAGTGCCTCGTTGGTATTTTTAAGTGGTTGGGCGCATAGCGCCGAGGTGTTTAGGCCGCTTCTTGAGAAACTGGGTGGCGTAAAGTCATCGCTTTTAGTCTCGCCTTCGCAATTACTTGTGGCTTGCCAGAGTGATAAGAGAAGAGAGGAGAGAAAGGATATAGGGCTTTACGCTCAGTCGCTTTTAGCGTTAATAGAAAGCCTGCCACCACCTCGGATATTTATTGGTTGGTCCATGGGTGGCATGATAGGCTTAGAAGCTTTAAGTGGCAGCAATATCGCCGAAAAACTAATTCTGCTTAGTTCTGCGTGCAGATTTACCTCTGATAAAGATTATCCATATGGCAGTAGTTTGGGCGCACTGCGACTCATGAAACAGCGTTTTTTGCGAGAGGATAAGCCCGCACTGCGGGATTTTTTTTCTCTAGTTAGCTACCCTGGACTATTAACTGAGGAGGAAACCGAATTCATGGTGATGAATGCCACTAGAGAGGGCAAGGAGAGTTTAATTGGTGGCCTCGAGTATTTGGAAAATGTCGATTTGCGAGACAAGATTCCTGGCGTTAGAGTCCCTACTTTGCTCTTACACGGTCGCTGCGACAAAGTTATTCCGTGTGAAGCATCTCATTATCTTGCGGCTAAGTTAAAGGACAGTAGCTTGGTTATCATCGAGGAGGCTGGGCACGACTTAGTTAGTAGTCACCTAAGGGCGGTAAGTGAGTGCATATCGGAGTTTGTTGATTCTTGAAGACTGATGACTTTTCTGTAAAAAAACAGTTTTCACGCGCAGCCAATACGTATAACGATAGCGCGGCTTTGCAGTTGCGGATCTGCGTGGAGCTTTTAGAGATGTTTAGGGTGCAGCGCGCGCCGGAAACGATACTCGAGCTTGGAAGCGGAACGGGCTTGCTAACGCGGCTTTTAAGACAGGCGTTCCCATTTGCGCTCATTCACGCGCTAGATATTTCGGAGAAAATGCTTGAAGTGGCGCGGTCTGAGCTAAACGACGATCGAAACATTGAGTGGCTCTGCTGTGATGCGCGCTATTTCACTTCCTTAAGTCGCTACGATCTAATTGTAAGTGCATCGGCTATTCACTGGATGAGTCCTTTGGCGGAGTTGTTTGGAAATTTGCAAAAACTCCTAGCCAAGGGGGGTGTTTTTTTGTTTTCATTGATGACTAGTGGGACTCTTGCCGAACTTAGAACAGTTCGAGAACGAGTTGCTCCGGACAAAATGCCGGTGGGGAAAATCCCTAGTTTTCAAACTGTTTGCGACGCTCTAGTGGCTAAAGGATTGGATATAGCTTCTTGTAGGCAAGTTTCGTACAAGGAGTATTATAGAAACGCGCAGGCCTTCGTCGATAGTTTGAGAAATTTAGGCGTTAATTCGGGCGAATTCTCTCGTTCGGTTAAGCCGCTATCAAAGAATGAAGTAGTGGACATTATTGAGCTTTACCAGCAAATGTATATAGAGAAGGATGGAACGGTAGGTGCTAGTTTTGAGGTAGGATATTTCGAGGCTTATTTAAAGACAAAAGCGCCCAATAAATAATAAGCCCGGATGTAAACAACTGATGTTAACTTTGCATAACTACTATGCGTAATTACGGTCGTTGCTCCTATAGACGTCGCCGTGTATAATACGTGTTATTTTATATACTTAATGGAGATTATCTATGCAGCAGGGGCATAGCGATAAGCCGTCTCACGTTACGGATTATTTGGATTTAAAGAAGGAATTCCCCATGAGCACTTTATGGGCTGGTAGGGGTGCTAGTCTTCTCTTTCTTTTTTTCCTAATTTCGGTTGGCGTTGCTTGGGTGGTAAGCGAGTATTACGTTGCCTACATTCAGGACGATCTTTGGCGCGAGAGGGCTGAGGGAGTGCTAATCGGCGTGATGGCGCTTCTGTTAGCCGCAAGTGTCATTCGCTTTATTTTCTTACAACTGGAAGCCAGGTTTTACGACTACCACGTAAGAGGCGGCAATTTGTATATTTCTAAGGGCATTATTATCAAGGAACGCGGTTCATTTCCATTGTCGCGCATCACGGACATCTATCTGCGAAGAGGTGTTGGTGACCTAATATTTGGCCTGGCAACTTTACACGTATCAACTCCCACTAGCAGTTCGGGGCATTTTGCCTATATTAAAGGCTTGCGAATGCACGATGCCATGGCACTTCAAACGAAGCTAGAGGAATTAGTAAAGGAGCAAGACAACAGTTTAGCTAACATGAGCGAGCTCATGGGCGAACTTGTGAGCGTTAACGAAGGTGTGCACAATGGCAATAAGGTGGTTCACATGAATGCACAGAACGCTAAGGTTTCTAACACTCGTTAAGATTTAGCAGCAATTAGCAAGTGGCCGTCATGGGCGCGATTTCAACACACTCCTAGTGCTCGTTTGGTTCAAAGATTAGTTTGAGTTTGTTGGCAATATTTGGCGAAAGCTTTTTAGCTGCATAGATAAACAAACCGCTCAGTGCATAGCCGGTAGATATGCCAACAATTATCAAGCGGCTGTGGTACCAGGTAAGCGCAACCAGTATTGCCAGGATTACGAGATTTCTCATGCTACCAGCATCTATGAGCTTTATCTTCTTAACGCTAGGGTAAGTTAACGTGCTTACCATAAGAACGGCTATAATAACGCAATATATCAAGAGCAGCATGACTCCGTAGTAGCTTGTAACTGGCTGCGGATTCCAATAGACGAGAGATGCAAGAGCGGCAGCGCCTGCCGGTATAGGCAGTCCCACAAAGTAATTCCTAGACCGAGTATCGATGTTAAACCTAGCTAAACGCGTCGCTCCCGCCACCATATATGCAAAGACCACCAAGACGCCAAATTCATCGGCAATTTGGCTAAACGCCCAAGAGTAAATAAGTATGGCGGGCGCAACTCCGAAGGCTACTAAATCACTTAACGAATCGAACTCCCGGCCAAAGGCGCTAGTAGCATTAAGTCTACGCGCGACGCGCCCGTCCAGGCCATCGACGACAAAACTTAGAGCTATGCAGCGTATTGAGTAATCGAAATTGCCCTTAACCGCTTGAAGAATTGCGAGGAAACCACAAAAACTCCCGATTACAGTGATTAAACTAGGGATTAGAAACATCTTCTCCTGAATCTTGTTTCTAACCAAGCGTGGTTTCTTAAATGCTAGCTTTGATTGTAGTGTGGTCATGTTTAGTTAATAAATAAACCGTTAGCCAGAAAACTGCTATCTCACGACAGATGAAATTCTTCTGATTTTAGTCTATTTACGCGAGCGATGTCCATTGAACGCACGGAAGTTGATTCATGTTTATATCAAATCCATGTATATTAGCTTGGTAAATTTTTTAGAAGGCTAGAGTTTTTATGAAGTTACGTGTATAATTAGGCGCATTAATGGAAGCATAGGTATCTTGATTATTTATTAATTTAGAGTAAGTTACTGTATATTTTATGGCACGAATTACTGTTGAGGATTGTTTAGAGCAGGAGCCGAATCGTTTTAACTTGGTAAGGTTGGCGGCGGTCAGGGCTAAACAGTTACTAAGTGGGAGCGGAGCGGTGGTAGATTCAACAAGCAATCGAGAAATTGTTACCGCACTTAGAGAGATTGCCGATGGCAAGGTCAAGTTTCGCAATAAGCCCAGAACTGTCTGGGATGAGGTGCCTAGTTCTAGCGATGAAAGGATGTCGCCAGTTAGCGGCAATGCTTGATATTTATTAGCCTGAAATCATTTGCTTTACTGTCCTTCTCACCTCACCGCGCGCTTGAGTGTGTGCGGGGAGGGTTGTTTTCCTAGACGTTTAAGAGGCGTACCATGAGGTTGCAGGAGATCATCGTTGCGATCCAGAGCTATCAAGATGCGCCCGACATAGAAAGCGTGCGCCGCGCCTATTCTTACGTTCTCCATCACCATAAGGGGCAGACTCGCGTGTCTGGTGAACCCTATGTAACTCATGTCACGGAGGTTGCTTTTCTCGCTGCCAAGCTCAAGCTCGATACATCTTCTATTGTTGCGGCACTTCTTCACGATACGGTGGAGGACACTGACGTTACGTTGGAGGATTTACAGAAAGAGTTCGGCGAAGATGCTGCTACCTTGGTTGA includes these proteins:
- a CDS encoding alpha/beta fold hydrolase, with product MSASLVFLSGWAHSAEVFRPLLEKLGGVKSSLLVSPSQLLVACQSDKRREERKDIGLYAQSLLALIESLPPPRIFIGWSMGGMIGLEALSGSNIAEKLILLSSACRFTSDKDYPYGSSLGALRLMKQRFLREDKPALRDFFSLVSYPGLLTEEETEFMVMNATREGKESLIGGLEYLENVDLRDKIPGVRVPTLLLHGRCDKVIPCEASHYLAAKLKDSSLVIIEEAGHDLVSSHLRAVSECISEFVDS
- a CDS encoding methyltransferase domain-containing protein, encoding MKTDDFSVKKQFSRAANTYNDSAALQLRICVELLEMFRVQRAPETILELGSGTGLLTRLLRQAFPFALIHALDISEKMLEVARSELNDDRNIEWLCCDARYFTSLSRYDLIVSASAIHWMSPLAELFGNLQKLLAKGGVFLFSLMTSGTLAELRTVRERVAPDKMPVGKIPSFQTVCDALVAKGLDIASCRQVSYKEYYRNAQAFVDSLRNLGVNSGEFSRSVKPLSKNEVVDIIELYQQMYIEKDGTVGASFEVGYFEAYLKTKAPNK
- a CDS encoding DNA-directed RNA polymerase subunit omega, translating into MARITVEDCLEQEPNRFNLVRLAAVRAKQLLSGSGAVVDSTSNREIVTALREIADGKVKFRNKPRTVWDEVPSSSDERMSPVSGNA
- the pssA gene encoding CDP-diacylglycerol--serine O-phosphatidyltransferase, translated to MVRNKIQEKMFLIPSLITVIGSFCGFLAILQAVKGNFDYSIRCIALSFVVDGLDGRVARRLNATSAFGREFDSLSDLVAFGVAPAILIYSWAFSQIADEFGVLVVFAYMVAGATRLARFNIDTRSRNYFVGLPIPAGAAALASLVYWNPQPVTSYYGVMLLLIYCVIIAVLMVSTLTYPSVKKIKLIDAGSMRNLVILAILVALTWYHSRLIIVGISTGYALSGLFIYAAKKLSPNIANKLKLIFEPNEH
- a CDS encoding PH domain-containing protein, producing MQQGHSDKPSHVTDYLDLKKEFPMSTLWAGRGASLLFLFFLISVGVAWVVSEYYVAYIQDDLWRERAEGVLIGVMALLLAASVIRFIFLQLEARFYDYHVRGGNLYISKGIIIKERGSFPLSRITDIYLRRGVGDLIFGLATLHVSTPTSSSGHFAYIKGLRMHDAMALQTKLEELVKEQDNSLANMSELMGELVSVNEGVHNGNKVVHMNAQNAKVSNTR